TCGGCCGCTGCGGCCGAGTCGGGCCCGGAGGCCGCGGGCGCCGCCTCGGGGATCGCCGGGGCGGGCCGTCCGGGCAGCTGGAACCAGGCGGTGACCTCGCCCTCCTTGAGCGCCAGCCGGGCCGGTGCGTAGTGCGCGGGCTCGATGAACTTGCCGCCGGCGCTGACCACGTCCTCGTACAGGGACTGGGACGTCACCAGCACGAGGTCCGCCTTCTCGGCGTCCAGCAGCTCCCGGGCGACGGAGGAGTCGGCCAGCCGGCAGGCGAGGTCGACGGCACGGCCGCTGATGCCCCGCGCGTCGTGCCGGACCGGGCCGACGTGCATGCCGATGCGCAGCCCGAGCGGTACGGCCAGGTCGCGGTTCTCGTCCCGCAGCTTCTCGTGCACCTCGACCAGCCACAGTCCGAGCAGCCGGCTCGCCGCGATCCGCCCGGCGACCGACACCAGCACGCCGTCACCGCGGTCCTCCAGGTGCACGGCGTCGCGGGCGACCTTGGCGTGGGTGAACGCCGTCTCCAGCACCCGGTAGATCCGGGCGCGCATCCGCGGCTTGTCGACGTCGTCGTACTCGCCGGAACGTCTGGCGTCGACGCTGATCACCAACTCGTAGTGCGCCTCGGTGAGTTCCGGTGCGTCGTGGTTCACCCGTGCCCCCTGCATGATCTGTTCGCTTGCCGAAGAGGTGGTTCGTGCTGATGAGTGCCGGCCGATGAGCCTCGGCGACGACCGTCCGGACGGCCCGTGACGGGTCGTCGGCCGAAGGGTCCGTCCCCTCAGGGTCGGTGCCGGAAGGAGATGCGTCTGTAGCCGTTTACACACGGCGGGGCGTGGGTCTACTCCTGATGACCGTCCGCGAGAAGGGCGAGCAGCGCGGGGTCGAGGATCTCCACCATCCGGTTGCCGGTGCGCACGATGTTCTGGGTGCGCAGCAGCCGCAGCGCCTTGGCGACGGCTTCGCGGGTGGCCCCGATGGTGGCGGCCAGTTCGTCCTGGGCCAGCTGGACGACGGGGCCGGAGACGGCGGTGCCGCTCGACGGGGCCGCCGCGGACGGGGCGTAGGGGCCGGAGGTGTCGGCTCCGGACAGTTCGATGAGCCGGCCGGCCAGGCGTTGGAGCACGGTGAGCGAGGCGAGCGCGGACCGTTCCTGGTCGGCGCTGCGGAGCCGGAAGGTGAGCTGGCGTATCACCAGACCGCTCACCCGGGGGTGCAGGGCGAGGAAGCGGCGGAACGCGTCCCCGGATATGACCTGGGCCTCTATGGGACCCAGCGCGCGCACGGTGGCGCTGCGGGGATGCTGGTCCAGCGCGGCCATCTCGCCCAGCAGTTCACCCGGGCCGCGCAGGCCGAGTATCAGCCGGGTGGCCCCACGGTCCGTCGCCACGGACACGGTCACCCACCCCCGAATGATGATCACGACGTGACTGGACCGGTCGCCCTCGGTGAGGAGATGGGCATCGGCCGGATAGCGCTTGTGATGACCGAGGGCCATGACGCCCTCGTGCTCCTGGGGAGTCAGCGTCTGTGCGAACGCCAGCTCATTTCCGAGCAGCCCCATGGCCAGTCCCCCGCCGCAGTCCTGACGCCTGGATTTTCGATGGGTGTCGATGGTGGCAGGGCGAAGGTTCACGCCGAGCGGATTGCGCCATACCGGGGGTACTGGCCGGTAGTTACGGAATGCCAGGTTGGTCGCCCCGTCACCACACCCCTCCGTTACGTCCCGCCCCTCGCCGACCACGACGCATCGCACCCGGCACGCCCGCACCCGGGGGAACGACCGTGAGGTCAGA
The DNA window shown above is from Streptomyces chartreusis and carries:
- a CDS encoding Crp/Fnr family transcriptional regulator produces the protein MGLLGNELAFAQTLTPQEHEGVMALGHHKRYPADAHLLTEGDRSSHVVIIIRGWVTVSVATDRGATRLILGLRGPGELLGEMAALDQHPRSATVRALGPIEAQVISGDAFRRFLALHPRVSGLVIRQLTFRLRSADQERSALASLTVLQRLAGRLIELSGADTSGPYAPSAAAPSSGTAVSGPVVQLAQDELAATIGATREAVAKALRLLRTQNIVRTGNRMVEILDPALLALLADGHQE